From the genome of Natrinema marinum:
ACATCCAGCGCAACGAGCCCTGGAAGCTCACCGACGACGAGCCCGAGAAAGCGGCGCAGGTCATCCGCGACTGCGTCCAGATCGCCAAGGCCATCGGCGTCCTCTTGGAGCCGATCACCCCCGACAAGGCCCAGCGGCTCTGGGAGCAACTCGGCGAGAACGGCGCGGTCGCGGACGCCCACCTCGAGGATGCGCTCGAGGCCCCGCCGCGGCGCTTCGAGGAGCCCGGCGAACTGTTCGGCAAGATCGAGGACGACCGCGTCGCGGCGCTCACCGAAAAACTCGAGGAGCGCGTCGAGGCCGCCGCCGGCGATGACGAATCGGACGACGCGGAAACCGAAAGCGACGACACCGCCGCGGACGAAGCCGAGGGTATGACGGACACCGACGACCTCGAGGCGCTCGCCGACGAGCGGATCGGCTTCGACGACTTTCAAGAGCTGGACATCCGCGTCGGCCGGATCGAGTCGGCCGAGGGAATCGAGGGTGCGGACGACCTTGCGCGCCTCGAGGTCGATATCGGCTTCGAGACGCGCCAGGTCGTCGCGGGAATCAAGCAACTCCACGACCTCGACGAACTGCCGGGCGAGAAGTGCATCCTGCTGACGAACATGGAGAAAGCGGAGCTGTTCGGCGTCGAGTCCAACGGGATGATCCTCGCGGCCGGCGAAGAGGCGGATCTGCTGACGACCCACGGCGACGCTGCGGTCGGCGAGAAAGTCCGATAGACGCGTCAGATTCGGGACTACGAGCGGCTCGCGCCGCCGTGGCCGGCGTCGCCGTCCGCCGCTTGCCACCATCTGTCAATTCGCCTCAAATATTCATATTAGTCTAGGTGTGTTACAACTACGCATGACACAGAGCGATGGGCGCTTTCGAGGTCTGGTCGGGTGGGAAACGAGAGCGAACTCGGTTTCGCGGTTACCGACCGGCTTCGGCTCTCGAGAAGTGACAGCGCTGGTCGTAATCGCCGCCTCGCTGTTTTCCGTTATCACGCTCGGGAACCTCGCCGGCCTCTGGTGACGACTTGGGTCGGGCCGCGGCCCTCGTAGCGGGTCCGGTGTGCCGTCGTCCCGTCGAATGGACGACGACCGCCCGGCTCAGATCTCGTCGACCAGATTCGCGAAGTCGTCGGTGTCGACGAGCTCCATCGTCTCGCCCTCGAGGCCGTGACGGCGCAGCGTCAGGGCCGATTTGAACGCGGCCTCGCGGTCGCCCGCCTCGAAGACGATCAGGAAGTCGTGCCGTCCGAGGGCGGCGTAGGAGTCGATCAGCTCCGAGTTGTGCTGCTCGAACTCCGTTTTGATCTCGCCCCAGATCGACGCCAATTCCTGTGCGTTCTGAACGTCGCGGTCGTCGAGATCGACGAGGGCTGCGTAGGTTGGCATGTCCGACCGGAGGGCCGATCCGGGGAAAACGGTTGGCGTGGCGAGCGACGGGAGCGTCGGACTGGTGTCGGAGGCGGCCGTGACAGGTGACGGAACCGATGGACGGCGGCTCGAGACTGGTACTCGAGTGCAGGTGAGCGGCCAGCTTTTAGGCCGTGCTGGCGCTACCCCTCGACATGAGAAACGCGAAGATCGTCTGCACGCTGGGCCCGGCGTCGAACGACCGGGCGTCGATCCGGGACCTCGCCGCCGCCGGGATGTCCGTCGCGCGGCTGAACGCGAGTCACGGGAGTCGCGAACAACGGGCCGACGTGATCGACCGCGTCCGCGCGGTCGACGGGGAGCGCACGGAACCCGTCGCGGTCATGCTCGATCTGCAGGGCCCCGAGATCCGAACCGCGCCGCTGCCCGACGGCGCGACGGTCTCGGTGGAGACGGGCTCGGAGGTCCGATTCGTCGAGGGCGACGAGGCTACCGCGGAGACGATCGGGCTCTCGCTGTCCGTCGACGCCGTCGAGGCTGGCGATCGGATCCTGCTCGACGACGGGCTGATCGAGACCACCGTCCTCGCAAACGAGGGAGACGCGGTTCGTGCGCGGGTCGACACCGGCGGCGAGTTGGGCGGCCGCAAAGGCGTGAACGTCCCCGGCGTCGACCTCGATCTCGATGTCGTCACGGAGTCGGATCGGAAAGACCTCGAGCTGGCCGCCGAGAAGGGCGTCGACTTCGTCGCGGCGAGTTTCGTCCGCGACGCCGGCGACGTCTACGAGGTCAGCGAGGTTTTGGAGGACGCGGGCGCGGAGATCCCGGTCGTCGCGAAGATCGAGCGCGCCGGCGCGGTGGAGAACTTAGACGAACTCGTCGACGCCGCCTACGGCGTGATGGTCGCGCGCGGCGATCTCGGCGTGGAGTGTCCAATGGAGGACGTGCCGATGATCCAGAAACGGATCATCCGCAAGTGCCGCGAGGCGGGCCGGCCGGTCATCACGGCAACGGAGATGCTCGACTCGATGGTCCACGCGCGCCGGCCGACGCGGGCGGAGGCCTCGGACGTGGCCAACGCCGTCCTCGATGGCACCGACGCGGTCATGCTGTCGGCCGAGACCGCGGTCGGTGACCACCCCGTCGCCGTCGTCGACGCGATGGACAGCATCGTCCGGCAGGTCGAGACCTCCGAGGAGTACGACGAACTGCTCGAGCAACGCGTTCCCGCCTCGGGCGAGGCGCGGACGGATGCGCTGGCTCGCTCGGCGCGGTTTCTGGCGCGAGATATCGACGCCGACGCCGTCGTCGCGGCGACCGAATCCGGCTACACGGCCCTGAAGACGGCGAAGTATCGGCCCGGGATGCCGGTCGTCGCCTCGACGCCGAGTCAGGCGGTGCGCCGTCGCCTCGCGCTGACTTGGGGCGTGACGCCGCTGTACGCACACGTCTCCGATCAGGGTGCGGGGGCCGTCGTCGAGAAGGCCGTCCAGTCGGCGCTGGACGCCGGCATCGCCGAGAGCGGCGACACCGTCGTCGTCCTCTGTGGCATGATGACCGAACTCGAGGGGGCGAATACGACGAACATGCTGAAGGTCCACGTCGCTGCGGAGGCGCTGACGACCGGCCGGGTCGTCGTCGAAGGTCGGGCGACCGGCCCACTTGTCCGGCTCACCGACGGCGACCTCTCGGACGTGCCCGATGGCGCGATACTCGCGCTGCCCGCCGACTTCGACGAGGAGTTCGCGGGCGACGCCACCCGGATCGGCGGCATCGCCGACGCCCAGCGTGGAATGACGGGGTATCCGGCGCTGATCGCCCGCGAACTCGCCCTCCCGATGATCAGCGACGCGGACCTCGCGGACCTCTCCGGGCTCGAGGACGGCGAGACCGTCACCCTCGACGCCGAACGCGGCGTCGTCTACGGCGGCGATATCGGCGATTCCCACGAGCGAGCCTGAACCACGACGCCCCCGACCGTCTCGCCGAGCCACGGGTTTTTGACGGCGGGGCCGTTACGGTCGGGTATGGCAGACGATTCGTCCGGACGCGACGAGGTCGACGACGGCTGGGGTGAGCCGTCGGCGATGGAGCCGGACGCCGGCCCGACGGCCGATTCGAGCGACGAGTGGGGCGCCCGCGACGGCACCGAGCGGCCGGCCGCGAGCGACCGCCGAGACGACGAGGCCCGTGACGACGGCTGGGACGGGATTCCGATCGATCTCTCCGGCTCGAGCGAGGCCGACGAGGAGGGCGACGCTGACGAGGACGCGTACACGCCCGAAGCGAACTCGACGCCGATCGATCTCTCCGGCTCGAGCGAGGCCGACGAGGAGGGCGACGCTGACGAGGACGCGTACACGCCCGAAGCGAACTCGACGCCGATCGAACCCGGCGACCCGGACCTCGAGAACGTGCTGTTCGTGATCTTGGGGGCGATCGCGATGGTGCTCGTTTTCGTCCGGCTGATTTCCATTCCGCTCGGCTGACCGGCCCCGCGGACCGGCCCGCGTTCCCTCGATACGTTCGTTCTTGGTACGCTGTAAACATTTAATTCGGACGAGACCTAACCGCCGCACATGGTCGAATCCCTCGTGGGGAATGCGCCGTTGCTGTTGCTGGTCGTGGGGCTCGTACTGATGGTGCTCGAGGCCCTCTCCCCGGGGGCACATCTCATCGTCATCGGGATCGCCTTAGTCGGTGCCGGGCTCGTCGGGCTGCTCTTTCCGCCCGCGGCGAGCCCGTTCGTACTGGCCGCGCTGACGCTCGCCATCGGGCTCGCCGCGGCCTACGTCTACCGCGAGTTCGACTTCTACGGCGGGAAAGGCACCGCCCGCACGACGGATTCCGACTCGCTCGCCGGGACGACGGGCTACGTCACCGAGACCGTCACGACCCGCAGCGGCGAGGTGAAACTCGACGAGGGCGGATTCGCTCCGTATTACAGCGCGCGGACGACCGACGGCACGATCGAGGAGGGCAAGGAGATCATCGTCCTCGACCCCGGCGGCGGCAACGTGCTCACCGTCGAATCGCTCGATTCGATCGGAGAAGACGACATCGACCGCGCGCTCGCTCGGGAACGAGCGGCCGCCGAATCCCGGGATCGAGAGGCCGCAGACGGCGGCGACGCAGTCGACGACGTGCCGTCGGACGCCGATCGCGAGACCGAGACGGAACGGTCCGACTGAGCCGTGACATCCGGTCACAAATGTTGGGGAAATAAGGGAACGCTTTTGGCCCCCCCGCCGTAACCCCGAAATATGATCGCACAATTGTTCCCCCTGCAAACCACCGGCGGTATCCTGCTGGTCGTCGGTGCCCTCATCCTCGTCGTCGTCGTCGCCGCGTTGCTCAGCGCGGTCGAGATCGTCGACGCCTACGAGAAACGTGCCCTCACTGTCTTCGGCGAGTACCGCAAACTGCTCGAGCCGGGGATCAACCTCGTCCCGCCGTTCGTCTCGAACACGTACGCGTTCGACATGCGTACGCAAACCCTGGACGTGCCCCGGCAGGAAGCGATCACCCGCGATAACTCGCCGGTGACCGCCGACGCCGTCGTCTACATCAAGGTGATGGACGCCAAGAAGGCGTTCCTCCAGGTCGACGACTACAAACGCGCCGTCTCGAACCTCGCCCAGACCACCCTGCGCGCCGTGCTGGGCGACATGGAACT
Proteins encoded in this window:
- a CDS encoding GYD domain-containing protein, which produces MPTYAALVDLDDRDVQNAQELASIWGEIKTEFEQHNSELIDSYAALGRHDFLIVFEAGDREAAFKSALTLRRHGLEGETMELVDTDDFANLVDEI
- the pyk gene encoding pyruvate kinase, giving the protein MRNAKIVCTLGPASNDRASIRDLAAAGMSVARLNASHGSREQRADVIDRVRAVDGERTEPVAVMLDLQGPEIRTAPLPDGATVSVETGSEVRFVEGDEATAETIGLSLSVDAVEAGDRILLDDGLIETTVLANEGDAVRARVDTGGELGGRKGVNVPGVDLDLDVVTESDRKDLELAAEKGVDFVAASFVRDAGDVYEVSEVLEDAGAEIPVVAKIERAGAVENLDELVDAAYGVMVARGDLGVECPMEDVPMIQKRIIRKCREAGRPVITATEMLDSMVHARRPTRAEASDVANAVLDGTDAVMLSAETAVGDHPVAVVDAMDSIVRQVETSEEYDELLEQRVPASGEARTDALARSARFLARDIDADAVVAATESGYTALKTAKYRPGMPVVASTPSQAVRRRLALTWGVTPLYAHVSDQGAGAVVEKAVQSALDAGIAESGDTVVVLCGMMTELEGANTTNMLKVHVAAEALTTGRVVVEGRATGPLVRLTDGDLSDVPDGAILALPADFDEEFAGDATRIGGIADAQRGMTGYPALIARELALPMISDADLADLSGLEDGETVTLDAERGVVYGGDIGDSHERA
- a CDS encoding DUF7312 domain-containing protein; this translates as MADDSSGRDEVDDGWGEPSAMEPDAGPTADSSDEWGARDGTERPAASDRRDDEARDDGWDGIPIDLSGSSEADEEGDADEDAYTPEANSTPIDLSGSSEADEEGDADEDAYTPEANSTPIEPGDPDLENVLFVILGAIAMVLVFVRLISIPLG
- a CDS encoding NfeD family protein, whose translation is MVESLVGNAPLLLLVVGLVLMVLEALSPGAHLIVIGIALVGAGLVGLLFPPAASPFVLAALTLAIGLAAAYVYREFDFYGGKGTARTTDSDSLAGTTGYVTETVTTRSGEVKLDEGGFAPYYSARTTDGTIEEGKEIIVLDPGGGNVLTVESLDSIGEDDIDRALARERAAAESRDREAADGGDAVDDVPSDADRETETERSD